AAAGTATTTTGCTCCCAGATACAAACCTCCGTAAGTTCCTACAGAGCCAAATCCCGTAAAAACATAGTCCATCTTTATGTTCATTTCTTCAAGCTGATCTTTTATTTCTCCTGCCGTGGTCACATAGCCCGCAGTTCCAACTGGACTGCTCCCTCCGATTGGAATTAAGTACACCTTTTCGTTTTGCTTTTCATACATGCTGACAACCTCATCGGTTGTTTTTTTTACAAGCTCTTTGTATTTTGATTTTCTTACTTCACTTGGCTGGTTTCGGAAGCTTGTATCATCCATGAAAAATAAATCCGCACCCATCATTTTATCAAGTATCAGATTTCCTGTTGCCTTTTCAGGAGCAGGACCATCCATTATTATTCCGCATTTAAGACCGAATCTTGCAGCCACTGCAGCAGTAAGCCTTCCATGATTTGTCTGAGGTCCCCCGTAAGTAAGAAGAACGGTGCAGTCATGGTCTAATGCATCTTTCAATAAATAATCAAGCTTTCTTAATTTGTTTCCTCCGCAGGCATATCCTGTCATGTCATCTCTTTTTATGTAAATGTTTATGCCGTATTTTTTGCTCAAATTTTCAAGCTTGTGTATGGGTGTTTTATACATGCCTGTTTCAATTTTTTTTAAATTTTCTAATTTCATACTTCCTCCAAAAAACAGGCAGATTCCAAAGCTGATTGGAAGCTGCCTGTGTATTATTACAACAATTCATCCAACTTGCTTCTGTTGAACCCTACAACCACTTCATCATCAACAAAAATCACCGGAACTCCCATGTAACCCATCGATAAAAGCTCCTTTTTAGCTTCCGAATCTAAAGATACATTTTTTTCTTCGTATTCATAACCTTTTTCTTTTATATATTCCTTTGCTGCTGTACAGTTCATACATGTTGAACTTGAATATATTTTGATATTTTTCATATTTCCTCCCGAGTTCAAATCATCATAAGTATTCTAACGTTTGATATATTTTATCATAAATCTATATAAAGTACCATAAATATTTCATTTAAACATTTCACAAAAAATTACAAGTTGAATAAAATAGATTATGCAGTTAAGACAAATCATGAAAGGAATGATGTAATGAAGGAATGTACTATTTCCATAAATGCTCCTGGAAGAATTTTAAAAGGAGCAGGTATTCCAAATACTTCTTTTATTCCCGCTTACATATATAAACTCAATATTACTCTTACAAATAAAAGTAACAGCACAAAATTGTGCTCATTCAGTTCAACCATGGGGAATGGAATACGCTATTTAAATAATTTATCACACTCGGGTCCGGATGTGGGACTCGCGGAAAAAGTTACTGCTATAAATCCATCACCAGAAATAGGAAGTAACAATGTTATTGTATTTGCCAACAACATAAATTTATCGCCGGATTCGGTAAATACCCTGACCTTTGATATAGCTTTGTGTGATAAATTAACTGACGAAAGCATAGAAAACTCAGGTGATAAAATATTGCATAAAAGCAAGATAAATTACTATGCGCACCTTATTTGTGAAGACTATACCGACTCTTGCAGTTCATCATCCGTGGCATGTGACTATGAAATGGTTGTTAAATGTGACAATGAAAAAATAAAAAAGGGAGAAACAACCAAATTTTATATTCATTGCAATGCAGGTCAATACGACATGGCCAGAAGCGTCTATGTCAGAAGCATACTTGACGAAGGTCTGGAATTTGTGGGAGATTCAAGCAATTTGCAGCCAAAAAACG
Above is a window of Sedimentibacter sp. MB35-C1 DNA encoding:
- a CDS encoding 1-aminocyclopropane-1-carboxylate deaminase/D-cysteine desulfhydrase, which encodes MKLENLKKIETGMYKTPIHKLENLSKKYGINIYIKRDDMTGYACGGNKLRKLDYLLKDALDHDCTVLLTYGGPQTNHGRLTAAVAARFGLKCGIIMDGPAPEKATGNLILDKMMGADLFFMDDTSFRNQPSEVRKSKYKELVKKTTDEVVSMYEKQNEKVYLIPIGGSSPVGTAGYVTTAGEIKDQLEEMNIKMDYVFTGFGSVGTYGGLYLGAKYFDAGFTPVGISVSHKDEEEMREKVELIEETNKFLGLDVNVSADDMWIEDGYVGISYNVPDPVTREYMYMMAREEAIILDPCYTGKVFRGMIEMIQKGLISKDKNVMLLHTGGIPGIFSEGHENAMQGELWGNKQVEFKL
- a CDS encoding glutaredoxin family protein; the encoded protein is MKNIKIYSSSTCMNCTAAKEYIKEKGYEYEEKNVSLDSEAKKELLSMGYMGVPVIFVDDEVVVGFNRSKLDELL